The following nucleotide sequence is from Spartinivicinus poritis.
GATCCAATGGACCGCCAATGTCTATTAACAACAATTGTGTGTTAAAAATAAACATAAAGGGCAGGATAGCGGTGCGAATATCATAGATAAAACCTTGAATACCGGTTTTAATTGGATCGCTTTGGGCAATAGCTGCTGCTGCATAAGCTGCAAGCCCTACAGGAGGTGTATCATCAGCTAATATCCCAAAATAGAACACAAATAAGTGCACAGCAATCAGTGGCACAATTAAGCCGTTTTCAGCACCTAAGGACACAATGACAGGTGCCATTAAGCTTGATACAACAATATAGTTGGCGGTTGTAGGCAAGCCCATACCTAATATAAGGCTAATAATGGCAGTAAATATCAGTACTAATAAAATGCTACCTTGAGAAAGTAACCCAATCACCTCAGTTAGCTTTTGACCAATACCGGTTAAGGTTACAACACCTACGATAATACCTGCTGCTGCAGTCGCCACACCAATGCCGATCATGTTGCGTGCACCAGTTGCAAAGCCAAGCATTAAGTCGCTAAAGCCAAGCTTGGTATTCTCTCGAAGCTCTTTAGCGTAATTACTAGCATTGGTGGCTGCAGATGATGCTTTTGCTTCGCGCTTGTGAGCAAAAAATACCTTCATTGGCCGGTGGGTAACCACTATAAAAATCATAAAGACGGTTGCCCAAAAAGCAGATAAAGAGGCAGATAAACGCTCAACAGTTAAGCACCAAACCAAAATCACTATAGGTAATAGAAAGTACAGGCCGCTTTTGACAGTAGGGCCAACAGGCGGCATTTCAATGACATCCTGATCTGGGTTGTCTAAATGAGGGGCGGGGTATTTAGTGGAATAAGCCACTAGTGCGACATAAGCAATAAATGTGATAGCCCCAATGACCCAGATAGCTGCATCACCCAGTAATGACTTAGACCAGCCAATGCCATAGTACACAATCAGGCTTAGTACACACAGACCAAGAATGGTACCTATAAACGTCAGCAGTGATTGCACGAGGGTTGGTTTGTAAGGTCTTGGTAACCCTTCCATGCCGGCTTTCAGTGCTTCAAGGTGAACAATGTAAAACAGGGCAATATAAGAAATTAATGCAGGCAAAATAGCATGCTTGATGACTTCTATATAATCAATACCTACATACTCCACCATCAAAAAGGCTGCGGCCCCCATAACTGGTGGTGTAAGCTGACCATTAGTAGAAGCAGCCACTTCAATTGCACCAGCTTTGCTGGCCGGGAAGCCGACTCGTTTCATCAAGGGAATAGTGAAGGTACCGGTAGTTACCACATTGGCAATAGATGAACCGGAGACAATGCCACTTAAACCAGAAGAAACGACAGCTGCTTTGGCAGGACCGCCTTTCAAGTGCCCTAGCAGTGAAAAGGCAACTTGAATAAAGTAACTGCCTGCACCAGCGCGATCAAGCAATGCACCAAAAAGAACAAATAAAAATACGAAATCGGTAGCAACGCCTAAGGCGACCCCAAATACACCTTCTGACGTAATCCAGAAATGGGAGAGCGCTTTTTGTAAGCTGGCACCTTTGTAGGCGATAACATCTGGCATATAAGGGCCGGCAAAGGTGTAAACCAAAAATACACCCGCAACAATCATTAAAGGTGGCCCAAGTGCACGGCGGGTTGCCTCTAGTAACAGCAGCATGCCAATACCAGCTGTTACTAAGTCAGCTGTTGTTGGTGCCCCCGCACGGTTGGCTAAATCATCTTTGAACACGACCAAGTAAAGAGTACATGCGACCCCAACCAGGGCAAAAAACCAATCTTGGATAGGGATGTAGTAACGTGGTGAACGCTTGAATGCGGGATAGGCGGTAAAGGCTAAAAATAGCGCAAAACCTAAGTGGATAGCACGTGACTCGGTGCTGTTAAATAAGCCAAAACTGAAGTCTTGGGTTATATTATTGTATATAAACGTATTAATGCCGCTGGGTAACGGGGAAGCAATCCATAACTGGAATAGCGACCAACAGATAGGGACCAGTAACAGCACATAAGCAGGAATTCCTCTTGGTGCTCTGGCTCCACTATCAGCTTCGGCGATCATTTGCTCTAGATTTTGGTCTAGAGGAAGATCCTGGTCTTTCGAAGTCATATCAATTTTTGCCTTTAGATACGAAAGAGAACAAGCTGGTAGGGCTGCTGAGCCATTGACAGCAGCACAGGGAGATGCCACATAAACTAACAGCTGCTTTATATAAAGATA
It contains:
- a CDS encoding TRAP transporter permease; translation: MTSKDQDLPLDQNLEQMIAEADSGARAPRGIPAYVLLLVPICWSLFQLWIASPLPSGINTFIYNNITQDFSFGLFNSTESRAIHLGFALFLAFTAYPAFKRSPRYYIPIQDWFFALVGVACTLYLVVFKDDLANRAGAPTTADLVTAGIGMLLLLEATRRALGPPLMIVAGVFLVYTFAGPYMPDVIAYKGASLQKALSHFWITSEGVFGVALGVATDFVFLFVLFGALLDRAGAGSYFIQVAFSLLGHLKGGPAKAAVVSSGLSGIVSGSSIANVVTTGTFTIPLMKRVGFPASKAGAIEVAASTNGQLTPPVMGAAAFLMVEYVGIDYIEVIKHAILPALISYIALFYIVHLEALKAGMEGLPRPYKPTLVQSLLTFIGTILGLCVLSLIVYYGIGWSKSLLGDAAIWVIGAITFIAYVALVAYSTKYPAPHLDNPDQDVIEMPPVGPTVKSGLYFLLPIVILVWCLTVERLSASLSAFWATVFMIFIVVTHRPMKVFFAHKREAKASSAATNASNYAKELRENTKLGFSDLMLGFATGARNMIGIGVATAAAGIIVGVVTLTGIGQKLTEVIGLLSQGSILLVLIFTAIISLILGMGLPTTANYIVVSSLMAPVIVSLGAENGLIVPLIAVHLFVFYFGILADDTPPVGLAAYAAAAIAQSDPIKTGIQGFIYDIRTAILPFMFIFNTQLLLIDIGGPLDLTLVILSALGAMLVFSAATQGYWFVKNRWYETVGLLLVAFTLFRPGFWWDYLYEPTNLIPAKEIYQMAEQAGEGKDLRLRVGGETIDGKHKEKTVLLRLPKGESGEEMIRASGLELLIDDEKGTVTVDSIDFSSAIGRQGVDFDWQIMHIEQENTERPNKQWMFIPALLLLGGIFLMQRRRKQNQPATA